A section of the Ananas comosus cultivar F153 unplaced genomic scaffold, ASM154086v1, whole genome shotgun sequence genome encodes:
- the LOC109705882 gene encoding uncharacterized protein LOC109705882, translated as MSSSDAGVVDVGGEPPKQLSKRSKSKDPQRITRDSASLEDCLVLLEDIIAKMGERYTEMADTFNSFNEDVHIMEESVVTAMTTFRSELEKLQGNMTRRDEERKKLIEELVTRVEKVEDLKTRVTILEKAVARGHEPQREFASKVRVPEAQNFRGTRDEKKVDNFLWHMERYFKAVRLDKEEEKVQAASMYLADNAMLWWRRCSAEAEKGQCSLKTWEDFVRELKAQFYPEHIEYLARKQLRRLKHTGTLKEYVKEYSKLMLSITNMAEEDCLFFFLDGLQPWANKELVGHDVKDVASAIALAEKLPKYQRADSTRSKAPKASKAKDGGDRRNQKERRGRERTEQGEANAEPTKIGALRLVNAVQGLASSSKPLNKELLYIDVTLNGRATRVLVDTGATHNFVAEVEAKRIGLSLEKDASRIKAVNSEAQPVAGVAKGVAIAVGPWRGTTNFTAAPIDDFQVILDMDFLALSKAVPMPYLGALSIMDEAARCMILASQEKMVSTQSLSALQLRKGVNHGEMTYLTTIRQVSNEDLDDKGLPAEIGAVLADFQDVMPKELPKQLPPRREKRHIEWPRQSWRLEELQKQLKELLNAGFIRPSKAPYGAPFLFQRKSDGSLRLCIDYKALNKVTVKNKYPIPLVVDLFNQLGGAKYFTKLDLHSGYYQVRIAEGDNEKTTCVTRYGAYEFLAMPFGLTNVPATFCTLMNKLFHPYLDRFVVVYRDDIVVYSNTLEEHIENLRTVFQVLKENQLFIKKEKCIFAKEEVHFLGHWIGQGLIRMDQRKVRVICEWETPTTVSELPSFLGLVNYYRGFIVGYSARATLLTDLLKKNHSWIWTSQCTEAFEDLKRAVTKDPMLRLPDCSRTFEVHTDASDFAIGGVLVQDGHPIAYESRKLNDTERRYTVQEKEMTAMVHCLRT; from the exons ATGTCGTCATCCGATGCGGGAGTTGTCGATGTTGGGGGCGAACCTCCAAAGCAGCTTTCCAAGCGAAGCAAGAGTAAAGACCCTCAGCGAATCACGAGGGATTCAGCGTCGTTGGAGGACTGCCTTGTGCTGTTGGAGGACATCATCGCAAAAATGGGTGAAAGGTACACCGAAATGGCTGATACTTTTAACTCATtcaacgaagatgtccacaTCATGGAGGAAAGCGTCGTTACTGCCATGACGACCTTTCGAAGCGAACTCGAAAAGCTCCAAGGCAACATGACTCGTCGTGATGAGGAGCGAAAGAAACTGATCGAGGAGCTTGTTACCCGAGTTGAGAaggtcgaggacctcaagacgAGAGTAACGATCCTTGAGAAAGCGGTGGCGCGTGGCCACGAACCCCAAAGAGAGTTCGCTTCGAAGGTACGTGTCCCTGAAGCTCAAAATTTCAGGGGTACCCGCGATGAGAAAAAGGTCGATAATTTTCTGTGGCACATGGAGCGCTACTTCAAGGCGGTGCGGCTGgacaaggaggaggagaaagtccaGGCTGCGTCCATGTACCTTGCTGACAACGCGATGCTGTGGTGGCGTCGGTGTTCTGCAGAAGCCGAGAAGGGCCAATGCAGCTTGAAGACGTGGGAGGACTTCGTGCGCGAGCTCAAGGCGCAGTTCTACCCCGAGCACATCGAGTACCTTGCGAGGAAGCAACTTCGACGGCTCAAACACACCGGGACGCTCAAAGAGTATGTCAAGGAATACTCCAAGTTGATGCTGTCCATCACCAATATGGCGGAGGAAGATTGCTTATTCTTCTTCCTCGACGGACTCCAACCTTGGGCGAACAAGGAGCTTGTGGGGCATGACGTCAAGGACGTTGCCTCCGCAATTGCCTTGGCAGAAAAACTGCCCAAGTACCAGCGGGCGGATTCAACTCGCAGCAAGGCGCCCAAAGCAAGCAAGGCTAAAGATGGAGGAGACCGTCGCAACCAGAAGGAGCGCAGGGGCCGCGAGAGG ACCGAGCAGGGCGAGGCCAATGCAGAACCGACGAAGATAGGCGCACTCAGGCTCGTCAACGCGGTTCAGGGGCTAGCAAGCAGCAGCAAGCCCCTCAACAAGGAGCTTCTATACATCGATGTGACCCTTAACGGCAGGGCCACACGAGTATTGGTGGACACGGGAGCCACTCACAACTTTGTTGCCGAAGTGGAGGCCAAACGGATAGGCCTTTCCCTTGAGAAGGATGCTAGCAGGATCAAGGCCGTCAACTCTGAGGCGCAACCTGTTGCAGGCGTGGCCAAGGGCGTGGCCATTGCGGTGGGACCTTGGAGAGGCACCACAAACTTCACCGCTGCACCCATCGACGACTTCCAAGTCATACTAGATATGGACTTCTTGGCTTTGTCGAAGGCGGTTCCGATGCCATACCTTGGGGCCTTAAGCATCATGGACGAGGCGGCCCGATGCATGATCCTAGCAAGCCAGGAGAAAATGGTAAGCACCCAATCCCTCTCTGCATTGCAGTTGCGAAAGGGTGTCAACCATGGTGAGATGACTTACCTTACGACCATCCGCCAGGTAAGCAACGAGGACCTCGACGATAAGGGCCTTCCTGCAGAGATTGGAGCGGTTTTGGCAGATTTCCAGGATGTCATGCCAAAGGAGCTGCCCAAGCAACTTCCACCCAGACGGGAG AAGCGCCATATAGAATGGCCCCGCCAGAGCTGGAGGCTCGAGGAGTTGCAAAAGCAGTTGAAGGAGCTCCTCAATgcgggcttcattcgaccgtcGAAAGCACCTTACGGAGCACCATTTTTGTTCCAGCGGAAGAGCGACGGAAGCCTGCGACTTTGTATCGACTACAAAGCGCTCAACAAGGTAACGGTCAAAAACAAATACCCTATTCCTTTGGTTGTAGATCTCTTCAACCAATTGGGCGGAGCGAAGTACTTTACCAAACTCGACCTTCACTCTGGGTATTATCAGGTGCGGATTGCGGAAGGAGACAATGAGAAGACCACGTGCGTGACGAGGTACGGGGCCTATGAGTTCCTTGCCATGCCGTTCGGCTTGACGAACGTGCCAGCGACCTTCTGCACACTCATGAACAAGTTGTTCCATCCCTATCTCGATCGCTTTGTGGTGGTGTACCGCGATGACATCGTGGTATACAGCAACACCTTGGAGGAGCATATCGAGAACTTGCGAACCGTCTTCCAAGTGCTGAAGGAGAACCAGCTGTTCATCAAGAAGGAGAAGTGCATATTCGCGAAGGAAGAGGTGCACTTCCTTGGCCACTGGATAGGCCAAGGCTTGATTCGCATGGACCAGCGGAAGGTACGAGTCATCTGTGAATGGGAGACCCCAACGACGGTGTCCGAGTTGCCGTCCTTCCTTGGGCTCGTCAACTATTACCGCGGCTTCATTGTGGGCTACTCTGCGAGAGCAACCCTGTTGACGGATCTGCTGAAGAAAAATCACTCGTGGATTTGGACATCTCAATGCACGGAGGCATTCGAGGACCTAAAGCGAGCGGTGACGAAGGATCCAATGCTGCGACTACCTGACTGCAGTCGCACCTTTGAGGTACATACTGATGCCTCTGACTTTGCCATTGGCGGTGTCCTCGTGCAGGATGGGCACCCCATCGCCTATGAGAGCCGCAAGCTCAACGACACCGAGCGGCGTTACACCGTCCAGGAGAAGGAAATGACCGCTATGGTGCATTGTTTGCGAACCTAG